Part of the Neisseria brasiliensis genome is shown below.
CCAAAATCGGTTGGGTGCGCTATCGCAACAGCCGACACGTTTCAGGCAGCCTGAAAAACGTAACCGTATCGCAAAAATGCGGTAAATGGTTTGTATCTATGCAAACCGAAACCGAGCAGGAAATCGCGCAGCCAAACGGTGGCGAAACTGGGATTGATATGGGTGTTGCCAAATTTGCAACATTGTCCAATGGTCAGTTTTTTGAGCCAATCAACGCATTCAAAACGTTGAAAGGCAAACTAGCAAAACTGCAAAAACAGTTCAAACACAAAACCAAATTCAGCAAAAACTGGCAGAAACTGAAAGCAAAAATCAGCCGTTTGCACCACAAAATCAGCAATATCCGTAAAAACTACCTGCACCAAATCAGCAGCGCAATCAGCCAAAACCACGCGATTGTGTATGTGGAAGATTTGCAGGTGGCGAATATGTCCAAATCCGCTAAAGGCAACGCCGTGCAGCATGGAAAAAACGTTGCTGCCAAATCAAGCTTAAACCGTGCGATTTTAGACCAGTCTTGGTTTGAGTTTCGCCGTCAGTTGGACTATAAGCTGTTGTGGCGCGGTGGGCATTTGGTGGCTGTTCCGCCACAAAATACCAGTCGTTGTTGCCCAGCTTGCGGACATACTGCCAAAGATAACCGTCAAACACAGGCAAACTTTGAATGTGTGCAATGTGGCTATCAAAACAATGCGGATATTGTGGGTGCAATCAATGTGTTAAAGCGCGGTCAAGAGATTTTGGCAGCGCAAAAGTAAAATGAAGTTTCAGGGCAGGACGTGCCCGTAGCGTCTGTGAAGTGAACCGTGCAGTAAGGCGGTCAGCAGCAGAAACCCACCGAAGCGATTTGTGAATGGCTCAATGCCGTTCACAAATCGCCGTAGGAATTCCCTCCCTTCAGGGAGGGAAGGACGTCAAGTTTCCTATGGGCGAGGTTTGGCACACAAAATAGACTTGACTGACTCTTCCGGTGCGGAAGCCGAAAGCGGCTCCAGAAGCTATAGCGTGCATTATTCCCTACCCGTAAAAAAATGGCTGTTTTCCTTTAACCACAACGGCCACCGCTATCACGAAGCGACTGAAGGCTATAGCGTCAATTACGATTACAACGGTAAACAATACCAAAGTAGCCTTGCCGCCGAGCGTATGCTTTGGCGCAACGGCCGCCACAAAACCTCAGCCGGAGTGAAAGTATGGACGCGCCAAACCTATAAATACATTGACGACATCGAAATCGAAGTGCAACGCCGCCGTACTGCAGGTTGGGAAGCAGAGCTGCGCCATAAAGCGTTTTTAGGCCGCTGGCAACTGGACGGCAAGTTATCTTACAAACGGGGTACCGGTATGCGCCAAAGTATGCCCGCACCTGAAGAAAACGGCGGCGGTACTATTCCTGGCACATCCCGCATGAAAATCATTGCCACCAGTTTAGATGCAGCCGCTCCGTTTACCTTAGGCAAACAGCAGTTTTCCTACGAAACCGCTATCCATGCACAATGGAACAAAACGCCTTTGGTTGCCCAAGACAAGTTGTCTATCGGCAGCCGCTACACCGTTCGAGGATTTGACGGTGAACAGAGCCTTTCCGGAGAGCGTGGTTTCTACTGGCAGAACACTTTGGGCTGGCATTTCCATCCGCGCCATCAATTCTATCTCGGCGCGGACTATGGTCGGGTATCGGGCGAAAGTGCCCAATATGCCTCGGGCAAGCGGCTGGCGGGTGCAGTGGCCGGCTTCAGAGGCAGCCATAAAGTAGGCGGTATATTTGCTTATGACTTATTTGCCGGCAAGCCGCTGCACAAGCCCGAAGGTTTTCAGACGGCCAACACCGTTTACGGCTTCAATTTGAATTACAGTTTCTAACCCTCTCCTGCATTTTTTACCGATATTCAGACAGTCTTTCATTATTTACAGGCCGTCTGAAGCGATTACAAACACTGTTTAAAGGGATAAACATGAACAAAGGTCTGCATCGTACCGTTTTCAGTAAAAAGCACAACACCATGGTTGCGGTTGCCGAAACCGCCAACAGTCAAGGCAAAGGCAAACAAGTGGGGAGTTCTGCCCCAGCTTCGCCGATAATTTCAGACGGCCTTTACGGCAAACTCAAAACCACTCTTAAAACCTTGGTCTGCTCTTTGGTTTCCCTGAGCATGGTATTGCCTGCCCACGCCCAAATCACCGCCGACAAATCCGCCCCTAAAAACCAGCAGGCCGTTATTCTTAAAACCAATACCGGTGCGCCGTTGGTCAACATCCAAACTCCTAATGCCCTCGGATTGAGCCACAACCGCTATACCCAGTTTGATGTCGACGCTAAAGGTGCTGTACTGAACAACGATCGCAACAACAACCCGTTTCTGGCCAAAGGCAGTGCGCAGTTGATTTTGAACGAGGTGCGCGGTGCGGCCAGCAAACTCAACGGCATCATTACCGTAGGTGGTCAAAAGGCCGATGTGATTATCGCCAACCCCAACGGCATTACCGTGAACGGCGGCGGCTTTAAAAACGTCGGCCGCGGTATCTTAACCACCGGTACGCCTCAAATCGGCAAAGACGGGGCTTTGACAGGATTCGATGTGCGCCAAGGAAAATTGACCGTCGGTACGTCAGGTTGGAACGACAAAGGCGGAGCCGACTACACCGAAGTGCTTGCCCGTGCAGTAGCTTTGCAGGGGAAATTGCAGGGTAAAAACCTGGCGGTTTCCACCGGTGCGCAGAAAGTGGATTATGCCAGCGGCGAAATCAGTGCAGGTACGGCAGCGGGTACGAAACCTGCCGTCGCCCTCGATACCGCCGCGCTGGGCGGTATGTACGCCGACAGCATTACCCTGATTGCCAATGAAAAAGGCGTGGGCGTCAAAAATGCGGGCACACTCGAAGCGGCCAAGCAATTGATTGTTACTTCCTCCGGCCGTATTGAAAACAGTGGCCGCATCGCCACCACTGCCGACAGCACTGAAGCATCACCGACTTATCTCTCCATCGAAACCACCGAAACAGGCGCAGCAGGCGCATTTATCTCCAATGGCGGCCGGATAGAGAGCAAAGGCTTATTGGTTATTGATACCGGGGAGGACATCGGTTTGCGTAACGGAGCGGTCGTTCAAAACAACGGCAACCGCCCTGCTGCTACGGTATTAAATGCCGGCCGTAATTTGGTTATCGAAAGCAAAGCAAATGTGAACAATGCTAAAGGTTCGACCAATCTGTCGACCGGCGGCCGTACCGTCATCAAGGAGGCCAGTATTCAGACTGGCACTACCGTATACAGTTCCAGCAAAGGCAACGCCGAATTAGGCAATAACACACGCATTACCGGGGCAGATGTTACCGTATTATCCAACGGCACCATCAGCAGTTCCGCCGTAATAGATGCCAAAGACACCGCACACATCGAAGCAGGCAAACCGCTTTCTTTGGAAGCTTCAACAGTTACCTCCGATATCCGCTTAAACGGAGGCAGTATCAAGGGCGGCAAGCAGCTTGCTTTACTGGCAGACGATAACATTACTGCCAACACTACCAATCTGAATACTCCCGGCAATCTGTATGTTCATACAGGTAAAGATCTGAATTTGAATGTTGATAAAGATTTGTCTGCCGCCAGCATCCATTTGAAATCGGATAACGCTGCCCATATTACCGGCACCAGTAAAACCCTCACTGCCTCAAAAGACATGGGTGTGGAGGCAGGCTCGCTGAATGTTACCAATACCAATCTGCGTACCAACTCGGGTAATCTGCACATTCAGGCAGCCAAAGGCAATATTCAGCTTCGCAATACCAAGCTGAACGCAGCCAAGGCTCTCGAAACCACCGCATTGCAGGGCAATATCGTTTCAGACGGCCTTCATGCTGTTTCTGCAGACGGTCATGTATCCTTATTGGCCAACGGTAATGCCGACTTTACCGGTCACAATACCCTGACAGCCAAGGCCGATGTCAATGCAGGATCGGTTGGTAAAGGCCGTCTGAAAGCAGACAATACCAATATCACTTCATCTTCAGGAGATATTACGTTGGTTGCCGGCAACGGTATTCAGCTTGGTGACGGAAAACAACGCAATTCAATCAACGGAAAACACATCAGCATCAAAAACAACGGTGGTAATGCCGACTTAAAAAACCTTAACGTCCATGCCAAAAGCGGGGCATTGAACATTCATTCCGACCGGGCATTGAGCATAGAAAATACCAAGCTGGAGTCTACCCATAATACGCATCTTAATGCACAACACGAGCGGGTAACGCTCAACCAAGTAGATGCCTACGCACACCGTCATCTAAGCATTACCGGCAGCCAGATTTGGCAAAACGACAAACTGCCTTCTGCCAACAAGCTGGTGGCTAACGGTGTATTGGCACTCAATGCGCGCTATTCCCAAATTGCCGACAACACCACGCTGAGAGCGGGTGCAATCAACCTTACTGCCGGTACCGCCCTAGTCAAGCGCGGCAACATCAATTGGAGTACCGTTTCGACCAAAACTTTGGAAGATAATGCCGAATTAAAACCATTGGCCGGACGGCTGAATATTGAAGCAGGTAGCGGCACATTAACCATCGAACCTGCCAACCGCATCAGTGCGCATACCGACCTGAGCATCAAAACAGGCGGAAAATTGCTGTTGTCTGCAAAAGGAGGAAATGCAGGTGCGCCTAGTGCTCAAGTTTCCTCATTGGAAGCAAAAGGCAATATCCGTCTGGTTACAGGAGAAACAGATTTAAGAGGTTCTAAAATTACAGCCGGTAAAAACTTGGTTGTCGCCACCACCAAAGGCAAGTTGAATATCGAAGCCGTAAACAACTCATTCAGCAATTATTTTCCTACACAAAAAGCGGCTGAACTCAACCAAAAATCCAAAGAATTGGAACAGCAGATTGCGCAGTTGAAAAAAAGCTCGCCTAAAAGCAAGCTGATTCCAACCCTGCAAGAAGAACGCGACCGTCTCGCTTTCTATATTCAAGCCATCAACAAGGAAGTTAAAGGTAAAAAACCCAAAGGCAAAGAATACCTGCAAGCCAAGCTTTCTGCACAAAATATTGACTTGATTTCCGCACAAGGCATCGAAATCAGCGGTTCCGATATTACCGCTTCCAAAAAACTGAACCTTCACGCCGCAGGCGTATTGCCAAAGGCAGCAGATTCAGAGGCGGCTGCTATTCTGATTGACGGCATAACCGACCAATATGAAATTGGCAAGCCCACCTACAAGAGTCACTACGACAAAGCTGCTCTGAACAAGCCTTCACGTTTGACCGGACGTACGGGGGTAAGTATTCATGCAGCTGCGGCACTCGATGATGCACGTATTATTATCGGTGCATCCGAAATCAAAGCTCCCTCAGGCAGCATAGACATCAAAGCCCATAGTGATATTGTACTGGAGGCTGGACAAAACGATGCCTATACCTTCTTAAAAACCAAAGGTAAAAGCGGCAAAATCATCAGAAAAACCAAGTTTACCAGCACCCGCGACCACCTGATTATGCCTGCCCCCGTCGAACTGACCGCCAACGGCATCACGCTTCAGGCAGGCGGCAGCATCGAAGCCAACACCACACGCTTCAATGCCCCTGCAGGTAAAGTTACCCTGGTTGCGGGTGAAGAGCTGCAACTGCTGGCAGAAGAAGGCATCCACAAGCACGAGTTGGATGTCCAAAAAAGCCGCCGCTTTATCGGCATCAAGGTAGGCAAGAGCAATTACAGCAAAAACGAACTGAGCGAAACCAAACTGCCCGTACGCGTCATTGCCCAAACCGCGGCCACCCGTTCAGGCTGGGATACCGTACTCGAAGGCACAGAATTCAAAACCACGCTGGCCGGTGCAGACATTCAGGCAGGCGTAGGCGAAAAAGCCCGCGCCGATGCCAAAATCATTCTTAAAGGCATTGTGAACCGTATCCAGTCGGAAGAAAAATTAGAAACCAACTCAACCGTATGGCAGAAACAGGCCGGACGCGGCAGCACTATCGAAACGCTAAAACTGCCCAGCTTCGAAAGCCCTACTCCGCCCAAACTGACCGCTCCCGGCGGCTATATCGTCGACATTCCGAAAGGCAATCTGAAAACCGAAATCGAAAAGCTGGCCAAACAGCCCGAATACGCCTACCTGAAACAGCTTCAGACGGCTAAGAACGTTGATTGGAAGCAAATCAATCTTGCCTACGATAAGTGGGACTATAAAGCCGAAGGTATGACCCCTGCCGCAGCAGCGGTAGTGGTTATCGTTGTTACCGTACTGACTTACGGAGCCATGTCGGGAGCGGCGGCGGCCGGAACGGCAGGAGCCACCGGAGTAGGTGCAGGTGCAGGCGGTGCGGCAGCAGGCACGGCAGCCGGAACCGGGGCTGCAGCAGGCAGTGCGGCGGCGGGTAGTGCGGCGGCAGGCTCTTCGGCAGCAGCCGTCGGCGCGGCCGCAGGCAAAGCTGCATTGGCCAGCCTCGCCAGTCAGGCTGCTGTTGCTTTGATAAACAATAAAGGTAATCTGGAAAACACCCTGAAAGAATTGGGCAAAAGCAGCACGGTCAAACAGATTGCCACCGCAGCCGTTACTGCGGGGGTTCTGCAAGGCATAGGCGGTTTCAATACCGAAGTTGCCAAAGCTGTTTCCGAACAATTCGGCAATCCCGTAGCAGGTAAACTGACCGCCAATCTGATTAATACAACAGCCGCCGCGAGTGTCGGTACTGCTGTCAACGGCGGCAGTTTGAAGGACAATCTCGGTAATGCGGCTTTAGGCGCATTGGTAACAACCGCGCACGGAGAAATCGCCAGCAAAATCAAAGTTAATCTCAGTGAAGACTATGTTGCCCACAAAATCGCCCATGCCGTAGCGGGTTGTGCAGCCGCAGCTGCCGCGAATCAGGGAAAATGCCGTGACGGGGCAATAGGAGCGGCAGTCGGCGAGATGGTTGGCGAAGCGATGTTGGGCGAACGTGATGTGAATACGCTTTCGGCCAACGAGCGGCAGAAAATCATCGGCTACTCGCAAATAATAGCGGGCAGTACTGTGGCATTGGTTAAAGGGGATGTGAATACGGCTGCCAATGCGGCTGCTGTGGCGGTGGAGAACAACTCAACAGCCGCACGCAGGGCAGCTGCCCGCTGGACGGCAAGACAACAGGCAGAGCATGAATATGCTATGCTTCAAATACAGTCGTTGACAAACCAAATCAGAAGGATTGACCCGCAATTTAATGGAATCGCCATGGCAAGAAACCCAGGCTCGCCATGGTCTAATACTGAGGTACAGATTTACCAGCGGTATTATGATAATTTGAGGGCTGCAAGAGGGTTAACGGCTCAGCCAATATACCGAGCAAGGATAGAGAATGGTAATGAGTTTAACCGTATTATGTCTTCCAAATACCCGTATAATGAGCTTTATGTGGTGAACAGAAATTCCCCGTTCGGATATGCCAGAGTGGATTCTTATAATCCAACTACTCGGGAAATTGTATCAAGGAAGTTTACCCAGCTTTCACAAGTTCAGGAAAGTACAGCGATAAGCTATATCCGTGAAGCGGCTAGTAAATATAAGGTTGGTACGCCAATAGCAAATGTTCCAAGTACAAATTCTCTACTGAGAAATCAGACGTTACAAGGAAAGATAATATTGGAAGTTCCTGTGCAAGTAAGGCCAATTCCAACGAGAGTATTGCAAGAAGCGGCAACCCGTAACGTTTTAATACGTGATAATCAAGGAAAGGTATACAATGGAAAATAAAATTTTTTACTGTGAAGAATGGCATTGGGGGTTTTATAGAGGTGCTAAAAATTTACTTACAGAAAAAAATGCGAAAAAAAAGCATGATACCGGTAATTTATATACCGCATTAATAGGTTCTGTAGAAAATCCTGTTTATGTCGTAACTTTGCGTCAAGAAACAAATTTTTTTGCTGTGGATTTTGTAGATAAATATGGAAGGGATTATTTAACTCACCATTTTAAAAAACGTCCCAATTCGGAGAGATATTACCTTTCTATGGCGGTTTGGCGAGAATATATGAGTCTGGATTCTCATGAAATAGCCGAAGGCACGACTTACTTTTTTAATGCCGAAAATGACGAATGCTACGTTTTAAAAGAGGATTTTACGACTAATCAGAGGTATGAAAAAACGGAACATTATTCACAAAAAGATAAAATCATTCTGTTCCCGGAATTTGGGAAATATGATGATATTTTAAACCCAAATATCATTTAAAGCAGAAATAGGCCGTCTGAATATCTATTTTTCAGACGGCCTCAATGCAACTGCCGGCAGCGCCGCGCTGATTAACACCGCCGTTAACGGCGGCAGTCTGAAAGACAATCTGGAAGCGAATATCCTTGCCGCTTTGGTCAATACCGCGCATGGGGAGGCGGCGAGTAAGATTAAAGGACTGGATCAGCACTATGTCGCCCACAAAATCGCTCATGCCGTAGCGGGCTGTGCGGCAGCGGCGGCGAATAAGGGTAAATGTCAGGACGGTGCCATCGGTGCGGCCGTGGGGGAGATTGTCGGGGAGGCTTTGGTTAACGGTAAAAACCCTGCTGCCTTAACGGCCAAAGAGCGCGAACAGATTCTGGCATACAGCAAACTGGTTGCCGGTACGGTAAGCGGTGTGGCGGGCGGCGATGTCGATGCCGCGGCCAATACAGCTAAAGTTGCTGTTGAAAATAATTTATTTGGCGGATCTTATGGAAGCCACAAAGCAAAAAAGAATGAAGAAGAGTTAAAGAAAACGAATCCCAAAGCTTATGAAGAATTAAAACAATATCAAATGCATGTATTTAACGAAGCAGCTGGCATGTTATTCACTCCCTATGGGGGAGCCAACGATTTTTCAAAAGCAGATACCTTAAGTTCAAAAGCATTTGCATTAGCTTCATTTATTCCAGGAGAAAAAATACTTGCAAAAGGTTATAAAGGCGCAAAAGCTTTGTTTGAAAAAGCTGCTAATTTGTACAAAAGAGGAAATTTTGAAGATGCTTACTCCACAATGAAGCAAGGTGTTAGGGAACTTAAAGAAGCTGATGCTCTTTATGCCATTACGCCTGAAGGTGGCCGTGTAAAAATCTCCCAAGATAAAATGCCTGACCATGCCTATGCTTCTCGTGGCAGTACTAGTAAAAATAAAGATCTTTATATTGGTTCTAAGAGTGTAAATCAGGAAAGATTCCATAGGGTAATAAAACCAGCGATTTTAAAACTTGCCGATAAGAATGAATATACAAAAAAGGTTGGTACTAATCCAGATATTAGTATAGAAAAGCAAGCTGTAGCCTGCATGAAACCTAAAATCCATGTGTAAGGTGTGTGCTTCAGCACGCACGCGTTCCATGATTTACGGCTCAATGCCGTCTGAAAAGCTCACAATTTTTCAGACGGCATTTGTTATGCAAGTAAATATTCAGATTCTCTGTATACTGCCCAGACGCGTGCGTGCTGAAGACACTCCCCTACGCTTGCTGCAGAACTTTCGGGTAAAACCGGTGTGAGCATTAGCGCACCGTATGCCAATGAAAACAGCCGCATCCTGCTCAGCACCACGGATATCAGTTCGGAAAACGGCAAAATCAAACTGCAATCCTACGGCGACCAGTTCTATTACGCCGGACAGGGCGAACTCTATACCTTCGACAAACGCAGCTATAAAACCGGCAAATGGCATAACCGCAAACACGTTACCGAAATCAAAGAGCATAAAAACGCCAAAGCCGACCCGGTGAGCCTCAGTGCGTCACAAGGTATTGAAATCGAATCCGGCGGCAATATCGGTGCCTACGCCACCTTGTTTGACGCACCCCGCGGCTCCGTTAAAATCGAAGCCGGACGTGGGCTGGTTCTCTACGCCGTTGAAGATCTCAACTACGACAAACTTGACACCCGTACCAAGCGCAAATTTATCGGCATTACCTAGATGTAGGAAATCATCGCGTTGTTTACACCACAGGTTGAGAAAAATAAGCCTGCAAGACCTCAAACGGCGTATCGCCGTTCAAACTGCGGTGCGGCTTCACAGTGTTATAGAAATTAACAAAGCGGCACAACTCCTTTCGCCGGTGTTCCGGACTGTCAAACAACTGTTTCTCATGCCACATCTCCATCAGGGTGCGGATAACCCGTTCCGCCTTACCGTTGGTTTGCGGACGGGCAACCCGGGTAAACTTTTGACCAATCCCGTTCTCATAACAGGCTACACCGAAAGCATGGTTGGCTGAGCCTTTATATTCCGTACCGTTGTCGGAGTAAACGTACTCAATCAGGTATGGGCAAGGATCAATCAGGAGTTCGGTCAGAAACTTGGCAGCACTGTCTGCGGTTTTGTCCGGCAAAATGGCGGCGTATAGCTCCCTTGAGAAATCGTCAATGGCGACAAACAGGTAATCCCGCTTATCGGTGGCTTTCTGCCCTTTGAGCAGCGGCAGCCGTTTGGTATCGAGATGTACCAGCTCTCCGGGATAGGATTTATTGTAGCGTTTGGCCTGCCTTTTGAGTTTTTCCTGAATGCCGCGTTCTACCTTGGCCAGGCGTTTCATTCCGTACTTTGCCTGTTTGAAACGGTTGTTGGTACTGGTTTGGGGTTTGAGCAATCTGCCTCTTGCGGCTTTAAGTGCGCGGTAAATGGTGACGCGGCTGACTTGGTAGCGGCGTGCCAGGGAGGTGACGCTTTCCTTTTCCTGCGTGTAGGCCAGCCAAATGGCTTGGCGGTGGTGCGGGGTGAGACGGGTGTTTTTGTGCATGTTCATGTTTCAGTATTCTCCTGGAAATACTGTAAACAACGCTACTAGTTTCTACAGCAGCAGCCATCAGAACAGGATGTTTACTCAACCGTGCATAGCGGTATTTGACGTTTTTCACATACGCGCGGGTTTCAGCATAAGGCGGTATGCCCCGGTATTTGTCGACTGCCCCTTCACCGGCGTTGTATCCGGCCAAGACCAAATCCATGTTGCAGCCCGTCGGATGATTTCGGTCAGGGTAACGGTCGCACAAAAAACGCAGATAGCGCGTGCCTGCAATCAGGTTCGGTTCAGGGTGGTACAGATACTTAGGATTAACCCCCATCCGCGCTGCCGTGGGTGGGATAACCTGCATCAATCCGCGTGCGTTTTTGTGTGATAACGCATTTGGATTACCAGAGCTTTCCCGTCCCATTACCGCCCAAATCATATTAGGGTCAAGACGCTGTGCGGCTGCGTGTTTTTCAACCAAGGCCGCATATTGAGGCCAAGTGAGCTTTTCCGCGTGAGCGGCCGATGCAGCCAGCAAAACGAATGCTAAAAGGTATTTTTTCATTAAGCCTCCTGTTCTCCAAAATAAAAAAGCAATATCTAAAGCCTTCTGTAAAGGATTTAAATATTGCTTCTTGTGTCTAATTTGTGCCTAAATGACGATTTATGCGACTGTATCAGACTGTATGTGCAGGCTTCACTACCATTTAAAAACAATTAGTTATGTTTTACATTTCTAACTCATAATCCCTTGGTCGTGGGTTCGAAACCCACCGGACCCACCAAATTAAAAACCGGATATGTCACTTGGCATATCCGGTTTTGCTTTCAGACGGCCTAATGATTGCTGAAAAATTATGCCGTCTGAAAACAAAAAGAGCAGGAAATCCCCTGCTCTTTTTTATTCCTTATAAAAAATTAAAAACTGGTGCTAATCAAATAACCTGTGTAAGCCACATACGAGCCCAGTAAAATCAAGCCTTTCAGACGGCCGATCTGACCTGCGCCACCTTTGCCCAAGCAGAAGACAAACAGCAACACAGTCAAACCCGACATAATGGCGACGTCGCGGGTGAGGATTTCC
Proteins encoded:
- a CDS encoding integrase core domain-containing protein, which produces MWLAYTQEKESVTSLARRYQVSRVTIYRALKAARGRLLKPQTSTNNRFKQAKYGMKRLAKVERGIQEKLKRQAKRYNKSYPGELVHLDTKRLPLLKGQKATDKRDYLFVAIDDFSRELYAAILPDKTADSAAKFLTELLIDPCPYLIEYVYSDNGTEYKGSANHAFGVACYENGIGQKFTRVARPQTNGKAERVIRTLMEMWHEKQLFDSPEHRRKELCRFVNFYNTVKPHRSLNGDTPFEVLQAYFSQPVV
- a CDS encoding RNA-guided endonuclease InsQ/TnpB family protein, which produces MLILKTFKFELMPNGEQIRKMKQFCGCSRFVFNRALAYQNEQYQQDNSFKFSYTKIANLLPEWKRELDWLKDCHSQVLQQSLKDLESAFKNFFAKRADFPKFKRKGEKDSFRFPQGCKLEQQNNRIYLPKIGWVRYRNSRHVSGSLKNVTVSQKCGKWFVSMQTETEQEIAQPNGGETGIDMGVAKFATLSNGQFFEPINAFKTLKGKLAKLQKQFKHKTKFSKNWQKLKAKISRLHHKISNIRKNYLHQISSAISQNHAIVYVEDLQVANMSKSAKGNAVQHGKNVAAKSSLNRAILDQSWFEFRRQLDYKLLWRGGHLVAVPPQNTSRCCPACGHTAKDNRQTQANFECVQCGYQNNADIVGAINVLKRGQEILAAQK
- a CDS encoding two-partner secretion domain-containing protein, which translates into the protein MNKGLHRTVFSKKHNTMVAVAETANSQGKGKQVGSSAPASPIISDGLYGKLKTTLKTLVCSLVSLSMVLPAHAQITADKSAPKNQQAVILKTNTGAPLVNIQTPNALGLSHNRYTQFDVDAKGAVLNNDRNNNPFLAKGSAQLILNEVRGAASKLNGIITVGGQKADVIIANPNGITVNGGGFKNVGRGILTTGTPQIGKDGALTGFDVRQGKLTVGTSGWNDKGGADYTEVLARAVALQGKLQGKNLAVSTGAQKVDYASGEISAGTAAGTKPAVALDTAALGGMYADSITLIANEKGVGVKNAGTLEAAKQLIVTSSGRIENSGRIATTADSTEASPTYLSIETTETGAAGAFISNGGRIESKGLLVIDTGEDIGLRNGAVVQNNGNRPAATVLNAGRNLVIESKANVNNAKGSTNLSTGGRTVIKEASIQTGTTVYSSSKGNAELGNNTRITGADVTVLSNGTISSSAVIDAKDTAHIEAGKPLSLEASTVTSDIRLNGGSIKGGKQLALLADDNITANTTNLNTPGNLYVHTGKDLNLNVDKDLSAASIHLKSDNAAHITGTSKTLTASKDMGVEAGSLNVTNTNLRTNSGNLHIQAAKGNIQLRNTKLNAAKALETTALQGNIVSDGLHAVSADGHVSLLANGNADFTGHNTLTAKADVNAGSVGKGRLKADNTNITSSSGDITLVAGNGIQLGDGKQRNSINGKHISIKNNGGNADLKNLNVHAKSGALNIHSDRALSIENTKLESTHNTHLNAQHERVTLNQVDAYAHRHLSITGSQIWQNDKLPSANKLVANGVLALNARYSQIADNTTLRAGAINLTAGTALVKRGNINWSTVSTKTLEDNAELKPLAGRLNIEAGSGTLTIEPANRISAHTDLSIKTGGKLLLSAKGGNAGAPSAQVSSLEAKGNIRLVTGETDLRGSKITAGKNLVVATTKGKLNIEAVNNSFSNYFPTQKAAELNQKSKELEQQIAQLKKSSPKSKLIPTLQEERDRLAFYIQAINKEVKGKKPKGKEYLQAKLSAQNIDLISAQGIEISGSDITASKKLNLHAAGVLPKAADSEAAAILIDGITDQYEIGKPTYKSHYDKAALNKPSRLTGRTGVSIHAAAALDDARIIIGASEIKAPSGSIDIKAHSDIVLEAGQNDAYTFLKTKGKSGKIIRKTKFTSTRDHLIMPAPVELTANGITLQAGGSIEANTTRFNAPAGKVTLVAGEELQLLAEEGIHKHELDVQKSRRFIGIKVGKSNYSKNELSETKLPVRVIAQTAATRSGWDTVLEGTEFKTTLAGADIQAGVGEKARADAKIILKGIVNRIQSEEKLETNSTVWQKQAGRGSTIETLKLPSFESPTPPKLTAPGGYIVDIPKGNLKTEIEKLAKQPEYAYLKQLQTAKNVDWKQINLAYDKWDYKAEGMTPAAAAVVVIVVTVLTYGAMSGAAAAGTAGATGVGAGAGGAAAGTAAGTGAAAGSAAAGSAAAGSSAAAVGAAAGKAALASLASQAAVALINNKGNLENTLKELGKSSTVKQIATAAVTAGVLQGIGGFNTEVAKAVSEQFGNPVAGKLTANLINTTAAASVGTAVNGGSLKDNLGNAALGALVTTAHGEIASKIKVNLSEDYVAHKIAHAVAGCAAAAAANQGKCRDGAIGAAVGEMVGEAMLGERDVNTLSANERQKIIGYSQIIAGSTVALVKGDVNTAANAAAVAVENNSTAARRAAARWTARQQAEHEYAMLQIQSLTNQIRRIDPQFNGIAMARNPGSPWSNTEVQIYQRYYDNLRAARGLTAQPIYRARIENGNEFNRIMSSKYPYNELYVVNRNSPFGYARVDSYNPTTREIVSRKFTQLSQVQESTAISYIREAASKYKVGTPIANVPSTNSLLRNQTLQGKIILEVPVQVRPIPTRVLQEAATRNVLIRDNQGKVYNGK
- a CDS encoding lytic transglycosylase domain-containing protein, translating into MKKYLLAFVLLAASAAHAEKLTWPQYAALVEKHAAAQRLDPNMIWAVMGRESSGNPNALSHKNARGLMQVIPPTAARMGVNPKYLYHPEPNLIAGTRYLRFLCDRYPDRNHPTGCNMDLVLAGYNAGEGAVDKYRGIPPYAETRAYVKNVKYRYARLSKHPVLMAAAVETSSVVYSISRRILKHEHAQKHPSHPAPPPSHLAGLHAGKGKRHLPGTPLPSQPRHHLPRT